In Tamandua tetradactyla isolate mTamTet1 chromosome 7, mTamTet1.pri, whole genome shotgun sequence, the following are encoded in one genomic region:
- the CCDC59 gene encoding thyroid transcription factor 1-associated protein 26: protein MTHLDSDGCGFWESEWSVMAPVRPAARREAESFGSRYEGVSPVGFGNKNVKQKKWHPNHLKVHAGSVREGQGFAFRRKLKIQQNYKKLLWKTKKAQTSQESQFTDRYPDHLKHLYLAEEERLRKQLKKVDQTSSEKQVDQPLPGQCSIDLALSEEQCNIDQPLPVTQSSKTVNSIATSKKNKKKTSNQKAQEEYEQVQAKRAAKKQEFERRKQEREEAHRLYKKKKMEMFKILSKKTKKGQPNLNLQMEYLLQKIQEKN, encoded by the exons ATGACGCATTTGGACAGCGACGGTTGTGGTTTCTGGGAAAGTGAGTGGTCTGTAATGGCGCCAGTGAGGCCGGCAGCAAGGAGGGAAGCTGAGAGTTTTGGATCACGTTACGAAGGAGTTTCTCCGGTTGGGTTCGGGAATAAGAACGTGAAACAGAAGAAGTGGCATCCTAACCATCTGAAGGTCCACGCTGGGAGTGTCCGCGAGG GGCAAGGCTTTGCATTTCGAAGAAAACTGAAGATTCAACAAAATTACAAGAAGTTACTGTGGAAGACAAAAAAGGCTCAAACCTCACAAGAATCCCAGTTCACAGATCGATATCCAGATCATCTGAAACATCTCTATTTGGCTGAAGAGGAAAGACTTAGAAAGCAACTTAAAAAAGTTGACCAAACTTCCTCTGAAAAACAAGTTGACCAACCTTTGCCAGGACAATGTAGCATTGATCTGGCTTTATCTGAAGAACAATGTAACATTGACCAGCCTCTACCAGTCACCCAAAGTAGCAAAACAGTAaa ttcCATTGctacttcaaagaaaaataaaaagaaaacatcaaatcaaaaagcacaagaagagtATGAACAGGTACAAGCTAAGCGTGCTGCTAAGAAACAA gaatttgaaagaagaaaacaagagagagaagaagCTCACAGGctctacaaaaagaagaaaatggaaatgttcaaaatattgAGCAAAAAGACTAAAAAGGGTCAACCAAATTTGAATTTACAAATGGAGTATCTTCTtcaaaaaatacaagaaaaaaattaa